taaaattgaataacagCCTCAAtctatttcattttattcaacattttgagatttctTTGCGTACTATTGAAACTTCAGTTAGaacaaatttcagagattATTAGGATTTTGTGGGAGGTActacagtttttattttgattccaagaacaataattttagaaattcagtTTCAATAATCTATCATTAAAAAGAACACTTACGCAACAGTCGGAATTGCAGGATCCAATGTATGTGTTGGATGATCAAATGCAACAGTACCGGAGAAAAGAATCAAGAGCAATAAACGGTTGGTCATGTCTGGTTGTGCAACTGGTTACAACTGGTTGAAACTGGTGTCTTCTTATTCtgatttcattttccaattctccaccttttttttttacttctaCAAAAGAACGCCCCTTATGTATCTCTTTCTATTCTCGCCTTCAATGTTTTCTCCTTCCAAAACCGGGAGACGAAACAATGgtcgagaaaaagaaaaagaagacgatTGTGTAATGGAAGGAGGACATGATAATGATGAAAGGTTACAACGAATAAAAACCCCTTGTTTGTTCGAGAGTATTAGATTGAGGAGGTCAAATGATAAAGAAATCACAGAGAAAGATATGGAAAAagctttggaaaaaatatgtttaaacaTGATAAATGAAGGTGTGATTTGTATTGTTTCAGATGATTTATAGTTTTCTCCTTGATCAGAAAGCACCAAGTCtaacaaaaatcagaaatgaaAGTTCAGAAATGGTGCAATAAAGCCTCCACGAAGGTATGCTTACCTGCCTAGAAACTACACACTCCAAGAATGAGTCTTCATGGCAAATTAGGTGTATGTAACCATCACTGTAGGTATTTTTGGCTATCTTCAAAGCTCTAgtattcaaaagttcaaataaaaactttgaaatcatGAAATTTTGCGGGGTGGTTTTCGAACTTTAAATGAACAGTATTTACAAACATTTATGCCGatgaacaattttcatcaagaaaataaattacatgaccactttaatttgaaaattggtagtTGTGAATTGACAGTATCCTCTTTATGAAGGTTTTCCTAAGAAgccaaactattttttcaacagaaaataaaataattcgatGCACAAATGTCAAAAGCAGAATCCCTTGTTATTTGAGGAATAGAGCTTAAACAGAAATAAACAAAAGATTTAGAATAAGATATAGAATTGAAAACCCTATATATGtggcaacaaaaaaatgaaagaaatacaTTGTTCAACGACCCGTGTCTAAAATGAAAAGCTGCAAATATTATAAAGCTTCTAGACCGAAAAGAGTTATTATTTGAGAAAGAATACAAAGTATTACACTTCGCGTGGACTGAAGTTTATCTTTAGGATGCACCTGTATGACATCTTTTAGATAAACAATAAACCGATATTATGAGTGTGGCTTCTTCCGTATGATCACATCCTATATACATTACTTCAGTGAATGAGAGGaaagtgaataaaaaacaTAGTATGGAGAAAAACGGTCATCGGTTCATTGCGAATGGCAGCAGATTCGGATATTTCAGACGAACATTTAGGAGATAGGGCTTCCACGCATTCACCAAATaccaaatacaaaaattaattaatagaACTGAGCTATATAATTTTGGTGAGATCTAGGCTGAGGTGACTTTTGTGACTAGTTATGCAATTATAAGTAGCCAAAgccaatttcagatttatttttcagtggaaaatctAATAGTAAGCTATccaaatatattattttctaGACAAATGACCACTCGAGATTTTGGCAATTCCCAAATAAACTTGTAACTCgatcattgttttttttggatgcTAATGAAATTGTCATTAgcatgaatttttaaacgttgtcttctttgcttttttaatttccgtggtcgattcaaaaaactgaagaaaaatttacattaaaCCAGTACAAAAATCAAAGTAATAACAAAAACATCATTCCTAACGGTAACTAATTCTAATCTTATGACCTGTTGAAAAATGTACGAATTATAGTCGTTTCTGTAGACTTCTCTGCAAAACTTTtagtacaaaaaaattgtcttcttTGCCTTGAAAAGTTCGTCTAGACTATTCTTTGTAGAAGTAGAGGACAACTAAACCCCAGACTAAATCCATGCTGAAAACtcgttttgaatttcattctTTTACAGTCAATGGTTCTCGGTCGTTCATCTTATTCTTTGTGTAACTACAGAAAAATCATGacctctgaaaaattaaatgctgTTGAAAAGTTGAGAACAATGAAAGTTCCGGAAAATGGCCGAAACACGAAGCCTATGATTACTTTTTAACGTTTGACCGAAAGACTTTAAAGACAGCAATAGGTAATACCAGAgaaaaacataagaaaaaattaaattaatatttttcaaagaatataaATATCTGAATGTTTTCGAACTAATTAAAAGTCCTAACACAAAGATCTGTTGAAATCAACCGTGACATTCTACGAAACCATATTAACAGTTATCTGATTCCGTGagatttcgataaaaatatcaCAAGATCAAATGATTTTATCAGAATttgaaaccgttttttttttcgatttccttctttttcaatgTCCTTCGTTTTTTCACGTTCAAAATGGTCTACCACATGTCCACAGCGTCATCAATTACTGCGTAACCTGATACAAATTCTTCTTAACAAATGTGGTATTATCCGTTTTTATTtggtagtttcaaaaattcagattcgattttcactgatttgtgtaaaatatttcaacaagAAATCGggcaacaatttgaaaaaatccaacgCATGCCATGGAATATTTCgtccaaaaaaactgaaaattagtcttgtaTGCTAATAAGAAAAATACGGTGTAAACTTTTTGAGTTGTAGGAAACTTTTCGCATAAAATTGTTGTATATTTCCACGGTTTAAGCCATCTACTTTACTTGTGCTATAAACATGTGATTTTATTCGTATAAACAGTCTAGAAATAGAACTCCTGGGACTATTTGTTTTCGTTCGAGCACATCTTGTGGCGCTGCTCATTCATCGGAAATTTCTTTACTTAGTCAGTTTTTGTTTCTCATTTGTCCACCAATATTGGAGATATAAAAATGGTTTATCAACTGATATGTACAATTGTTCCGATATTATTAAACTTTattctaataattttaatcTGGACAAAATCACCACCACAAACTGGCAAATATCGATGGTTGATGATGTTCACggcattttttgagatatatTGGGGAGCATTTGATTTACCTGCAgaaattgtgagttttaaattactaaggttttgttttcttaattttagcTAATGTGGTACCAGAACGATCGTTTGGTGAATACTGCGTATTTTGTTGTGAATGTttacaaaaactgaataaatagCAACGCAGACTTTCAATACGACCGACTCTAATGCATTGGCGCCACAGTCCAAATGTCTTTTTCAGATATCTCATTCTGTTGGTTGCGCTTTTATAACATTTCGTATCAATTATCCAGATAGCATTCTAAATGCTGAACAGATGGGTTGTTGTAACATATACAGCAATATTTGGAGCTTCGATGGCATTCTTTGCTTCACATTTTGTTTATAGATATGGATGCATTGAAACgttagaaaaattatagttgTACTCCGAAATAGTTGCATGTTTTTAGAGGTTTCGGTCAAAAGTTTACATCAGGCTGGAAAttcggtttttgtttttgtttccattGGCTTATTGTTTTTGGTGGGGAGCGGCAGTGCGAATTTGGGTTTGGAATACTCCGGAAATGGATGAATATGCTAGGTGTTAGTATTCTGATATTATTGtaattgttcaacttttaaGTGATTTGATTGCGAGTACTGTGAATCTTTCTATTGAAAACATAAGTTATATTGGAGGTATGTTCTTTAAATTTGATCAAAACGGAACGATGTCTTTTAATAATGATCCATGGATTGGAGGCGGTCAAATGTGGTTTATGGTGGTTGgttaaaaactttgttttttcaacagttttttcatcttaaaaactctatttacaaaatttatgtGATCAATTAATAATTACTGTGTTCAGGGAAGCTCTTTGGTATGCGTCTTTGGTTTTGGTTTTCTCTGCTATAAGAAACTCCGCGATACTCTTGCGATAGCTTCAAAAgcggcaaaaaatgttgaaaaacagTTATTCTATGCATTAGTTGTACAGACATTCATTCCATTTATTCTAATGCACATACcaattactttattttttctgtctCCGATTTTTATGCTCAATATGGATTTTGCTTCAAACTTCATCATTATTACTATAACCTGTTACCCAGCTGTTGATCcgcttccaatttttttcattataaaaagTTATCgagaaacaatttgaaatgcaTTCCGAGCCGTTTATCGTTATAACAAAAGTACTTCTCAAGTTGGAGTGACGCATATTATGGCACCTGTGAATAGTAGAGGCACTGCTAAAGACCAACGAAATGAAACTTTGAATCAACATCGACAAGTACAGGAATCCCAgtgctaaaattgaaaaagttttgttgtTTCATAACTTACAATAAATACCCTGAATACTAATTAGTTGACCAAAGAAATTCTTTATTATGGCAGAATCGAAGTAATTATTCCTTCCTTTATGATGTGATACATACAAACTAAAAAAGAGATCCAATGTGACAAAATGCAAATGATTATCAGTTCATACAGTACAAGagtgaaatattttcttatttcttatTAGCTTCAAAAAGCCGGAAATATCCGAGTTTAGTACAAAGATGTACGTTTTTGTTGGCAGGTGTTTTGTCACATACAAAATCTTCTTGGCACAAGCATGAACGAGTTCTCCCGATTCTGCATGGCTCATTCTCCTCGCATGctgaaaacttccaattttaGCTTTTTGCTTGaagtattaaaattgaatacttACTGTGTACTCCAATGATTTCATAGGCGCTTCTCTTTTTGTGCACATTAGTTTGAATGAGTGGCTTGAAAAGTGGATCATTTCTGAGCAGATGCTTCAGATTACAGGCCGTACTTTCTTCAATTTGATCGGTCAGAATAGCAACGATTGAACCTGAAAtgaattttcccattttctgtAAGAAAGACATTCAAGAATCACTTCATTTGTTTTAGGTAGGGCTGTCAAAACCAAATCTTCGGTTTTCCGAGTgttatttttggagttttagTTTTCTTCCgctctccaaattttccggtTTCGATGCCCAGttgttcaagaaaaaaaatttgagaaaaaacaggCTTCGGATCTTCCAGAATCGGGTGAAAAAAGACGTCATGGTTAGTCTATTTGTCAGTCGTAGGCACTACCAAAGCGCCAAAACTGTTTTCggatatgtttttaaaaagttcaccaatttagtttgtttttcaatttcaaatctttCAGGGTTGGAATATGGTATTCAGTGacgttcaattttcaacaaaaaaaaccgaaaaataaaaacaacccAATGGGAATGCATTCGTTTAAGTTTCATGATTCTTTGAAGTACTTACACTCGATCTCATTAATTCTTGAATCTTCGATAAAAAGCGATGAAGATATTGTGATAAGAATGCACAACACGAGAAGTTTCATCTGTAAAGTAAATGATTTTAAACCAATAGCGAAATTATATACAAAGGctgaaagaataaaaattatggctGAAGGTGCAAAAATGTAAGGTCATAATTCAATGTCAATAAGGAACTGAGGGGAGCTGACATTTcttaaaaagaacaaaaaggaAATTAATCTTTGTTGGTGATTCTTGAGAAGAATATCCAAATATCTCCACCCACGCTGAGATATAAGGATATATGTACGGAGACAAagattaaaaaacttttaagacTTCGAGAGTAATGGGCGGAACATAGAGGAACgtataaaaactaaaactataGTTGAACGTATACTGAAGATGAACACATTTTCGATTAAAGTACAATTATACGTAGTCTTTATTTTAGTTTATATAGAACTTATGTAGTATCtgtacttcaaaaaaatgttggtttaGTATATTTTTAGTTATAACCtaagatttatttatttgttcgGATAATACATCAGTTCAATTACAACcaatataattgaaaaaagaattattGATTGTTTTGTAACTACCAAATGATAATTATTCTAAAAACAGGATAGTAATTTtgtagtaatttttcaaatagtaaTTTTGATAAAGAAATAATTAGACTGcaataattttatcaaataaaacattaacTGTATTCTGCTGCTCACGGTTTTTGCAACAGGAAACAATGCTTAGAGGAGCAAGGAATTTGAAGAATGACCAATTGATGCCTTCTCAAAGAATATAAGCTGTTTAGGTTTAAACACCCAAAGTATTCAAAGAGAGTGTCATGCAAATTTGTAAAGGTGAAAGCATTTCAAACGTCATGATGTTACCAAACAAGGAGGTGGTTGTTCGTGatgcacaaaaattgttttgactTGTTGAGTGGGAGGAGAAGGAAATGGGTTGACGTATTGAGTCAGTTGAGTGTCATgaagcatttttaaaatgctAGAAAGGGAGTGGCTAAAATCAAACAATCGGATGGGTCAAATGATGCGTGACTTTTTGATTAACAGGCTGGAAATTCTACCGAGTTAAGCACTTTTTCATGATAAGTCTGAAATCATTCACATTTCAAAGTCGCACTTCTTAAAGTTCCTAAAAATACTAGATATATTTTTAGAtggcaactttttttctgaaatattcagaataaaaaatattcaatgcggcatcaaaaatagttttaaaggAAGATTACTTAGTATCAATTTATGAGTGATTTAATACTATAAAACAAACAGAAACTCTTATTTACCACTTACAAAAGGGAAGAGATTATGAACTGATATTGATAAAACAAGAGTTGCCtcgatttggaaaaaaacaactttttttcagtttcttaaCAAAACAATACGAAAAAGAAATTCAGATGAAGTTTTTGTtcataagatttttttttaagacaGCGTTATATcgaatcaatatttttggttttctaaaaaaaataattttaattggaTCGAAAGttaaattattgttttgtatttttattgttcTGCACAACGcaacaaaaagagaaacaacatttaatggaaaataaaatgcatCAAAAAGTAATGCTCTCAATTATGGCTCATTTTGAAGGCGTTCGTCAACTCAACCGGAGCAAGGATGAAATGGGCTATTGAAAGAACATTAAAGTACGCACGAAAACAAAACGTTAATTCGAAAATAGGTATttatgaaaatgatttttttcaattctataCGGatgaaaacaataatttaaatGTGTCCTGAGgttattgttttcaaatttccttaaaattaattttggaattatttttagagtttAGGAAATCACATGTAAAATGGAAAGGCCTCAATTctgaacttttgaacttttttgcgcGGGGTAAAAAATTAGCGCGGATTTACCcaacgaaaaatttcaaggattttccaaattataaGCTTACAAACCGTTACACAAACAACATTAcgattcaaaataattattccaGTATAAATTGAATATAAACCTAGCTCAAAATTCGCCAAATTATTACTGATTTGATAATAATATTAGCCAGTAAGATTGAAACCAGAAACAAATATGAAAGAAGATTTCAAACTCGATTACATGAAGCAAGCCTAGAGAGAAAATAtcgcaatttttctgaaaacttaatGTGATACATGTAGTGCCAACTTGGCAGATGTCCTATATGTCTTCGAACGtgaactttaaattttaaattcgtcTTCATTTCAGCCACCCACTAGTTTGATATCCGATATCCTACGTCCAGAATTGTGCCGCCCACTTCATAATTTTCGGATAAATATCAGTTTCAAATGGTTACCACATTAGCAAAGTACCTACCACCTATGATCttcgttcaaaatttcagctcgtGACTCACTccctcttctttttcattgCTATAAAATGTGTTTGCAAATGTTATTTGCTCTACGAAACACAAAATATGCAAGTATTGTCGTCGCCCATCATCAAAGTCATAAACGGGACAGTGTCATTAGTTTCGATTCTCTTCGCTtttttctcccgcattttttatCACTGATAACAAGACCTCGTCCACCTGCTCCCTCTCCTCCCttttttctttgcattttcagaagaagGACATATCAGTGTTGGCATTGTTGGTTGATTCACAGAGAAGTTATTATGTTCATCACTGCATTAATTGCAAAGGAACTTGGATTGTCTCGAGTTAAAGAACTTAATCCTACTGTCACTATCAATGGTGTCACAACCGTGGAGTTAGAGGTAACTTTATAAATTAGTTCATAGTTGAAAACTCATATATTAAACCAATAGGAACTATTTGAGGGCAttgcaaaaatctcaaaaacttttaactcaaaatttaaatgtacTACAGATATCAAGTACTATAAAATTATTGTAACTCCTATTactgttagtttttttaatggctcaaattttaaaaggattttgcaaattttttaaatattgcaaATATGATGCCAAAATCGTATACGTTACATTGTCGACTCTCTTAATCTGACTATTATTTTCAACGATTAGAAAAAACCGTCAACGCTAGATTAAgatatttttagacaatttttaatgtttaatttcaaaaattttcgaaaatgttgcTTGTGAAATTATCTTTGAACTTCACTTTTAAAGGTGCTAGTACGAATTACTTTCCAATGTTTTGTCTTCGTACAAAGCtttcatgttttttaattccatattacctctttaaaattaatactTCATGTTTGTGTTTTTGGATGGAGTGTATTATATTGGGAGTTAAATGAGCACAAAGATTATTCCGGTTATAAGGAAATTTCGTTCAAGTCGTTTCATTTTCTAATGAcgttttttgtggaaatttttaactgcCTGTTTTACTGATAAGAAAACGGAAATATTGTTAAAtaaacaagtttttcaaaattgaactcAATAcggttgaaacaaaaaaaaataattaaaatattggaaGTATAGTATTAGGATTAGATTTAAACTTTCTACGAAATTGTTCCAAATTCGAAAGAAATGTGCCAAAATGTGATACTGAATGACCTTTGAATGAGGCCAATTTCTTTCTCCCGCCCTTCTAGAATATCATCGTTTTCTGGTTTTAGACAGCGGAGGGCCTCTTCCGAGTGCATTTGGTGAGAGATGATCAAGATGTTATAGTGAAACTAGAGGAAGGAAGCAAGCTTGCCGCCTACTACAATTCACTTTTCTGGCATGAGATATCAACGTTTGAGAAGATTCCTATTCCAAGTGCACATTTTAATCGATCGTTTGTTGTGACGGAAGATGAAAACAAACATTCTGTCTATgttactcaatttttgaagaaaggaAGTGTTCGTACCAAATTGGGATTACCAGAATTGGAACAAGTTGCCTCACAGATTGCAAAGTTACACGCTGTCAACTCAAAAACTATCAATAAACAATTCTCACTCAATGTGcaagaaaattatggaaacATCATAtcattcaaaaagaaaattcaaaaagaattgATTGAAGTGTTGGAAACAGCAGTAACTACTACAGAAGTTGCAGACTACTTCATGAATCCATCCTcagttattgaaaaagttggaattttgacTCATTACTTGGAAGATTGGAAAGATGAAGATGCAGATGAAAAGGAAAAACATAATGTTATCGCACATGGAAGATTGACAGCTGAGATTTGCAGATTTGATGAGGATGGGAATTTGGTAGAGATCACAGAATGGGAAGTAcgtaattatttttaaaatagaaaaaactgCGTTCTActataatttttacttttgatCTTTCAACAACGAAAACCTAATTAATTTAGAACATTCATCTTGGAAATCCAGTGGAGGATTTAGCAAATTTGATTGTTTCATCTGCAGATGTCGACATTCGAcgaaaaaagttcatgaaAGTGGGTTCGAGAGTCTTATGGGAACGGCAGAGCACCAGATGTTTTTGatgtaatttgttttaattttagatatttcaaGTCTATTTTTATGCACTTGTTGACTATTACCCACCAAAGTATCAACTGCATGATTTGAAAAGATGGTTCCAGGAATATCAACCTACAGTTCTAATCAATGGGTGAGTTtaggtttcaaattttcaaatgttttaaaagaccaaaaagttgtcgtacttttgatattttttataaaatagtgttttaccggattttcaagaaaataatttttcaaggcATTTTAGGTTgccccaaattttcagaacactagtcccattaaataaaatttctaatcATTTCCAGAATCGAGTCTCTACTTTTTACACTGAGTGAAGGTTCGGATGACGTCAAACAAGATGCTGCACGTCGATGGGAGACAGCGTTGAATGATACTGTAGATTTCTTGACTGGAAACTACATTTCGGATAATGAGCACCCATTTCTCTCACAAAAAGAGAATGATGATTGAAGAATAAGATAACgtatttgctttttttttcaaagaatcgAGAATAAATGaccgaattcaaaaataaagattgGTCGTTTTTTCTTGGTGACGAATGAATAAATCTTCAATACAAGAACGGAAAGATGCATCTCTTGACAACGTAGATATACGGACgacaaaataataaatgtaTGACGTGTGAGAAAACACTTGAAGCTTGCTTAAAAAAGGGATTGGGTGTCTTCGAGAAAATCAGaacatttctttcaaattaaattatgtAAGAAGATGTTCATATTACAATATATAAATAGCAATATACTATTTATAAATTATATTGTAAATAGATATTAATTacttaatttatttatttacgcTCGCGAAGAGAcgtggaaaaagttgaagaaaaaagaaaaatgtacacATAATAGATCATAAATACAATACACTGAATAAGAGGGATAGAAACAAGAAGAATAAATAGGAACGAAAGTTTGTTAACAGGACAGTTAGGTCAGGCGGGAGGAGATAATGTTATGTGGGTAGTTCATGAATCATCAGTTGTCAGACATCTCGTTATTCAAGATCTGATATATGTTTTAGAAACTTGGGGCTACTCAGCGTACGGTTTACAATAAAATGCTTATTGTAAATAATATTGTAAATaattatattgaaaatatgttgaaaatagaacaaaaaatgcagcATCCGAAAGTTTCAGATGAAGAGTTTCAGCACTTGGTACATCTATAGCAGATTTTGAAGAGATGTTTGTATCCAAACATCTTTTGGCAGTTGATCAAGAAATTaatgatagaa
This is a stretch of genomic DNA from Caenorhabditis elegans chromosome V. It encodes these proteins:
- the C50F4.9 gene encoding Cocaine- and amphetamine-regulated transcript protein (Confirmed by transcript evidence), with amino-acid sequence MKLLVLCILITISSSLFIEDSRINEIECSIVAILTDQIEESTACNLKHLLRNDPLFKPLIQTNVHKKRSAYEIIGVHTCEENEPCRIGRTRSCLCQEDFVCDKTPANKNVHLCTKLGYFRLFEANKK
- the C50F4.1 gene encoding CHK kinase-like domain-containing protein (Confirmed by transcript evidence), which codes for MFITALIAKELGLSRVKELNPTVTINGVTTVELETAEGLFRVHLVRDDQDVIVKLEEGSKLAAYYNSLFWHEISTFEKIPIPSAHFNRSFVVTEDENKHSVYVTQFLKKGSVRTKLGLPELEQVASQIAKLHAVNSKTINKQFSLNVQENYGNIISFKKKIQKELIEVLETAVTTTEVADYFMNPSSVIEKVGILTHYLEDWKDEDADEKEKHNVIAHGRLTAEICRFDEDGNLVEITEWENIHLGNPVEDLANLIVSSADVDIRRKKFMKIFQVYFYALVDYYPPKYQLHDLKRWFQEYQPTVLINGIESLLFTLSEGSDDVKQDAARRWETALNDTVDFLTGNYISDNEHPFLSQKENDD